AAATatcatacgtatatatgtacaccCTCGTCCATTAATATTACGATATTCTGTATGTTTCGTAAAGAAAAGGGGtgtaaatcgtttcgagaaaaatattatgcTTACTACAGAAATCGTATTTCTGTCGATAAtactactttagatgcaatctTTTTCGTGTTAATTTTTAAGAATTCAAACTATGGTCTTGTATCTGCAAACGAAATTTCAACTTCTTTTCCATCCAACACTTTAATATTTCGTTACTACAGATAGTTACCTACtttttatacaatataaaatatcaaACAAGGGAACATTCATTGGTGCCCTTTGGTAAGTTTGTAACagttttggactcattttcctaATATTTCTGGACGAGTTTGTAATTCGACACGCCTGGTGTCTTCTCGGAGACAAACGGGGGGATTCTCGTGGAACAGGTCCAGaagatcaatttttttctctttttgtatATTCAATGTATAACAATTCTCAAGCgcgtttctaaaatttttaaatcgaattcAAAAATATACGCCGAAGAACGTCTGACTCGGGGGACTTATACCACTGCCGCTGCTGTGAGTAGATTGATTTCTTAGCGTTCACAGTAGTGCAAGTCCCTCGAGTCAGACATACATCTTTCGCGCGTGATAACTCGGACACAAAATCTTAAACGAAATTTCGTCACTTTTGAATTTTGTCTTATCTTATCGCGTAGAATCACCTCTCGAAGTTTCGAACACCTGTTGCCTTGCACCCTGTATATCGTCCCATTTCGAATTGCAATGGCTCCCAATCTTCTTTCCTCGTGTTACAGTAAATCCCTAATattttcgttctctcgtttctctaCAACATAGATATAAATCAGTATAATACTATAATAGTATAAATCGTATAAATTACGAGTACAAATACAATTTACACGTTAGAAATTATTTgcttgttcgtaaagtcatttcgttctccaaaatggagtatatatataatttaataaagtgtttatacactctaaaaaaatcgtgttccattttcatcaaaaaaaaaaaaacgaaatgactttctgaacaaccaAACATTCGTTAACAACGAATACAGAAGTTATGGTAAGAATAAGTTTGCCAATAAATAACTCACGGTAGGGATAAATTTGCATGTAAATAACTTATAGTAGAATTAAGTTCTTGTTTCAAACGACTGTTCGTGTGTATTTATCAGATAACCAACCTCATCAACAAcgacgcgaacgggttgaaagtTACCGGAGTTATTGGCGAAGTTTGGAACACCTTGGCAGAATTCTTGAATTTCACGTAATAAGCATTACTCTTCGAAACCATTGAAACGACCAGAACGCATgtgtttcagttacaatcgttTCAGGTTGAAACCAATTCTCATAGAGGAACCCGTTCTGGGATTTTCAAACGCTACTGGCAATTATACGTTCGGTTTATTAAAGAGTttacaaaataatgaaacagaCGTGGTACCAAGGGTAGAAGCTTACAACATACGTCGATCGGCAACCCAATTTTCGATGCCCTTATGGAAAACCAGGCAagttgaaacaaaaaaataggCAAAATTTAAACGACAAATAAAAGCAATACGCATCGGTGATTCGTTCGTATTAATTATTCGGTGGAACACGTTACTTGCTAAAAATAAAACGTACTACTTTCGTTACTTGCGAATTAACGAAACTTTTATCTAATTACGATTTTATCGTAATTAGAATTAATGTAACGAAtgtcgtttcgatcgagaaaagtgaaattaaagaaaatcgtaataaaaatttaacgtgTGTAGTACGTTACATCGGTTTTAGAATGGAGCACACTTTCGTGAGATTTTTCTTCACGAAACAACCACATTGACGAATTGTTGAGTTTTGTTGTATTCGTTACGTAACAACTTGTATGTTTTACATTCAGTATCCAACTGTACAGTCGACGAGATGTGAAACATCTTCCTACATGGATGTTGAAGTTATTTTCCCGAGAGGTCTGGTACGCAATCCTGATTATGTACTTTGTGCTAAGCTTCTGTAGCTACGTGTCTCATGCAACCGATTCAAAGATCACGGGCAAGAAATCTAAGACGAAATGGAGCGACCATTTGTTCTACAACTTTGGCATGATCTGTGGTCAAAGTAAGAAGAAGATGCTAATGAATTCTAAACTCTAAATATCCAGAGAAATAGTGGATCTCTCTTGAGTGGTTTATCTGTAACTAAAGAGAATTGTTATGAATTAGTTGTTGTGTATTACTTatgattaataaaaataaaggaatGCGTTTTGAAGGTATACTTATAGAGTAGAAGCTCAATAATGATTGCACAAAATGGTCACTTGTGAAACTAGTCAAATTGGAAATGTTCCGAGTAATAACTGTCCGTATGGAATTAAAAAAAGACGGTTTACTATCGAAAGCGATCCACATCAACCTTTTTATAgggaagaaacaatttttaataattatcaaaGATTAAATAGCAATCTAAAAGAATTCGTTAACTTTGCAGGCTACCTTCCAAGTGGTTTAAGCAAAAGTTCGAAGATCGTGGAATTATGGTTGGGCTTATTCTCTTGTCTAATGAGAACAGCTTTCGGTGCACTTCTAATAAGCTACATGACACAAACTATTACCACACCTCCATTCCGCGACTTAGAATCCTTACTGGACCAAACTTCATACACTATTCTTACCTTAAGAGGTTCTCTGCCAAATGCAATATTGAAGGTACATACACACAGAAATGTAGAATACTGCAGCAAAATATTCTGCTAAACGTAAATGTTCAGTTAAAATTGATTATAGAGTCGTATTTCCGTatgatttaaattattatttagaagATACTATTTAGAAGAAagacaataaattattttatactatgTACTTGATGATACCATTTCTTTTTTAGATAAGTAATCTTACTATCTTCAAAAAGTTACGTAAAATGAAGCGAATTAAAGATATCGACACTATGGAGGAACTGTACAAATCGGTATGCTCGTTGAGCAATTTGAATGCGGTATTTCAGAGCCAAGATATAAAAAAGGCAGCCGGAGTGTATTTCTGTCGATTAAATCCTGCAGAAGTGTCCATACAAGATTTGTGGATAGTTTCTGGTATTTCAAGGAACTTCAGTTACAAAAGATCCATTGACCTTGGGTAAATGATttcaataaattgtacaaaaataaagaaatttaatttccattcaACTCGGAAAAAGTTGCTCACAACAAGACAAGTCTTATTTTCTTGAAACAAATATGGAATTGCTTTTTATtacgttttcgaaaatttttgtcatttttattGCATAGAATACTCAAATTATACGAAGTTGGAATTATGCAACTGTTAAAGCATCGTTggatagaaacgaaaaacgctgAAGAAACTGCATCAAATAAAACGGAACCTATTATCATGGAAGAAGTATATTTAATTCTCTTAATATTAGGTTGTGGAGTATTGACATCTTTTGCAATCCTTGTGTTTGAGATCCTAATATTTTACTATAGCAATTAAAAAGATATTTAtatgttaaatataaataaaaaacatctagatatttataaatttcaatttttcataaaactgAAAGATATACATGTATTTttcttgtaatattttatttgaaaagtaataataactTTACACTAACTATATTATTGTGTCATTTGCTTATATCGTTTGAGTTGGCGTTTCTTTTACTTTTGGTTCTTCTAACTTTTCAGGAAGAACCGTCTCAATATCTGATTCCTTGTTAGACTCTTCAGTTGAGGAATCATCCTTTGGCAGTATATACGTCTTGGCTGCTATCTCTCCTGGTGACATCCAGTTTGGTACTATCTTTGCATGCACCCGCCAAGTACCGTACATACTAGACAAATGTTTTTCGAACACTACATAGTCAAGTACATCTTTTCTTAGTATTTCACTTCCTTGTAATATTCTTCCAAATCTATCATAAATGCACAAAATCTAAAACATTAAATTTGTATGAAACAATCCAAATGCAATACATACACTTGTGTAATAACAATAAGATCTATAATGGTAAACCTGTTGAGTATGAAAACGGACAGTGACTTGCCCAAACACATCTGCATTCTTGACTTTGTCTGCAGCTGAATGGCATGCATGTACAATACGTGGTGGTTCCAatgattccaagaatttccagtGAATTGTTTTGTCTATTGTGTTGTATATCATTTGCTATAATTGTATGAAACTTATTAATGTACTCGTAATACAACACAATGAACAAACAAATTATGATGGATTTAAATATGTTATAAAACTTACAGGATACGCAGTCTCTGTAacatactgtagtaatttaTCATGGTCTTTACTGAGGACATAACGaatttattactttatttaaaatttattatctaaTATAGTATGTGTATGAATTTTATAAACTTAttctattaataaatttttatatatagcACTTACGCGGCTAAGGTTTCATgtgcatttttataaatatccaGTGATTCCATTGGGAATAGTTTAACTGAAAAATTCTCATCATATGACTTAATTTTTTTAACAGCAAAATGGGATGTTCCTTTTTTCCttataaaatcaattttctgtTTAGCCCCCTAAAgattaaatacaaataacatgaataataattatttaacatttcCTAGTAATGTTACATCAGACATGGACATATTGTATACCTTTTTAGTAGTGCTAGACAATTTTCCATCACCTTCTGGAACAATATATGGTTCTATAATAGTGTTTGTACAAGATATAAAGATATCTCTTTCTGCCCATCGTTCATACAGATGTAGAGTCTTCTTTTTGAATTCTAACTGATATTTCTCTGGAATTTTATCAACTCTATAATATTCTGGAATTTCAAGTTTCATTACTTTATCCCTCCTTTCTTTGCAAAACTTTTGGTTCCAATGTTTCTTTATGTGTCTAACTTGTTGAGTATTGTCAGATGGATAATTAATAGGACTAGACATTAAAGGTAAATTATTCTGAAAGAAATTAAAGCTCATTGAACAAGcagaaatatttatgaaatctaTTAAGAAGGATCAAACCTACTTgcatatattttccaaaaatgcaAATTGCATTCCTATATTTCAACATCTTCTTCAAGTGTTTATTTTAGAACCACTTGTGACAATTAAGtttggtatatttattttacaatttaattatattaactTCTATCGTACATTGCAACTAGGTTATGTACAAATACAATCGGAAGAATTGTCGAAATACGACATAATGTGTTCACTGTTAACTTAAGGTATTTCGGTTAATTCGAAAGCTGTATGGATATAATTCTTATAAAAAAATTCTTGGAACGTATTGTTTCAAGAAtgaagatatataataataatcaaaaaTAGTAGTATATGATCGCGCAACAATCAATGTATAATCACTTATAATCTTGCTTTACTGAAAATACTATTAAATCTGTACTGTTTTTTTCTTATGTTTATATGTATCTCCATTTAAAAtctatttcattaaaatttttgatAACTATCAAGTAAAACgcaaattaatatataaaaataagggTATTCTTCTCATCTATTTGTTATAAGTAATAAAATCTAAAAGCGTAATGGCATTTCATAACAAATTTCGggtttaatgaatttatttttatacatacaatttcatttctccaatattttcgattcgtgaaaataaattttattttatccttaaattgtaaatatattttagtttattttttaacaCAATATTTGAAAAACGTTTCTATCAATTTTGTGAACCCGAAGAATGGCAATGACAATAAACGTTAATAAAGTCCAAAATATACATGGTGTAATAAAGATATTGATGTTAAATGCTTTCATCTAAATTgtagaattctaatttttaattttatggaaatgttattaaaaaaaatcatttttttacaaattatctaTAACTGTAGATaatttatctatctatatacgtatatgtaattatagaatgtttatatattttataataataataataataacaacaacacaacaataataatagtagtagtagtagtaatagtagtagtataaaataaatttcaaaatgaaatttgcaattaaaatactaaagtaTTTTGAAATACTTTACTGATTGAATGCATAAATTGAAAAAAGGGAaaggtatttaattttttccgaTCCAAGcttttatatatttcatatgAGTGTAAAGGTATTCAACCATGGATAAAATAAAAGAGATCATTATTAAAGCTTTCTTAATAAAAGTAGTCAGGAAATCAACAAATTCTTAAATCCATTTAAGGTTCATATAATTAGAGACAAACAAAATGTTTTTGGAAGAAGTAAAGCAGACAAAGGACTTCTAGCTGTATTATATTGTTCCAGTTGGCATTTCTTTTACTTTTGGTTTTTTCAACTTTTTAGGAAGAATTATATTAGTGCCCAATTCAATGACAGACTGTtaggttgaggaatcatccttTTTCTTTAGCAATATATAAGGCTTTGCTTCTTTGTTTTCTGGTGGCATTAGGCTGGTAGAATCTTTCCATGCAACCGCCAAGGACTGTTCATACTAGACAAATGTTTTTCAAACACTACATAGTCAAGTACATCCTTTCTTATTATTGTGCTTCCTTGTAATGGTCTTCCAAATCTAtcataaatgcataaaatctaaaaaattaaatttttatgaaacaaTCCAAATGCAATACATACAATTATGCAATAACAATAAGATCTAGAATACCAAACCTGTTGACTATGAAAACGGACAGTGATTTGTGCAAACATATTCTGTTCAGATATTGCATGGGTACACCTTGCATGTACAACACGTGCTGGTTCCAatgattccaagaatttccagtGAATTGTTTTGTCCATTGTAGTTTGTGTCATTTGCTATAATTGCATGAAACTTATTAATACAATTGTAATACAACACAATAAGGAAATGAATTGTGACGGATTTAAATATGTTATAAAACTTACAGGATATGCAGTCTCTGTAATGTACTGTAGTAATTTAACATTGTCTTTACTGAGGACATATCGaatttattactttatttaaaatttattatgttATATATTATGTGCATGAATTTTTAAATCTTATTCTACTATTGAGTTTTTATATATAGTACTTACTCGGCTAAGGCATTGTGTgcttttttataaatatctagTGCTTCATCTGGgaataatttaattgaaaaagtgTCATCAAACGACTTAATCTTTTTGATAGCCGAATAAGATATAGCCTTTCTCCTTAAGAACTCTAACTTCTGTTTAGTCCCCTAAACATTGAATATAAAACTTTAGAACAATgtcttaatatttatatattatgtaatcgtataaataataattatttaacatttcCTAGTGATCTTATATTAGATATGGACATGTTGTATACCTCTGTAGTAGTGCTAGAAAATTTTCCATCACCTTTTGGAATAATATATGGTTCAAAAATACTAGTTGTACAAGAAATGAGGATAGGATTTTCATTCCATGATTTACACGGTAATAATCCATGCTCCTTCATTTTTGTCCTTACTTCATCTGGTGTTAGTTCTTTATTGCCAGCACAAtttggaattttaattttaataaattcctgTATTCTTtgtgtgcgaaaatttggattccaatgtttctttatatttctaACTTGTTGAGTATTGTTAGATAGATAAATAATAGGACTTGACATTAAAGGTAAATTATTCTGAAAAAATTGAAGCTTATTGAACAAGCAGAAATATTTGTGAAATCTATTAAGAAGGATCAAACCTACAtgcgtatatttttcaaaaatgcaaATTGCATTCTTATATTTCAACATCTTCTTCAagtgtttattttaaaactaCTTGTGATAATTAAGTTTggtgtatttattttacaatttaattatattaactTCTATCGTACATCGCAACTAGGTTATGTACAAATACAATCGGAAGAATTGTCGAAATACGACATAATGTGTTCACTGTTAACTTAaggtatttcaattatttcaaaaacTGTATGGATATAATTCTTATAAGAAAATTCTTGGAATGTACTGTTTCAAGCATgaagatatataataatcgaAAATAGTAGTATATGATCGTGCAACAATCAatatataatcatttataatctTGCTTTACTGAAAGTACTATCAAATCTATATTATTTGTTTCTTACGTTTATATGTATCTCCATTTAAAAtctatttcattaaaatttttgatAACTATCAAATAAAACGCAaattaatgtataaaaataaggGTATACTTCCCATCTGTTTGTTATAAGTAATAAAATCTAAAAGCGTAATGGCATTTCATAACAAATTTCGAGAtcaacaaatttatttttatagtaaCGTATTTAAACATATTGGATTTGATACACTTTTATTTCTGCAACATTTTtgattcgtagaaataaattttattttatccttaAATTGTAAGcgtaataaaattctttattttcttatatAATATTCGAAGAACGTTTCTATCAATTTTGTGAACCCGAAAAGTATCAACAAAGTGAAATACACGTGggtgatattaaaatattagatATTTCAGAAAAATTTGTGTGATAGACATCGATGTTAAATGCTTTCATCTAAATCgtagaattataatttttaattatacaaaaatattacattgtatGTTCTAAAAATTGGTGGATCAAAATCTGATACATATTTCCAAGAACAGGTTATAAAGTAAGGAAGACTAGTTGttaaacataaaaaataatttgaagcatatacaattataaagtttgcaaaacaaattattttcttacaaattgatatccatatacatatgtataacagtataatatttttctacttcGTATTAATAaggtaaattatataaaataatgataatagtataaatgaaatttgaacatgaaattttcaattaaaatactaaaatatattttttttaatattttactgaCTGAATGCATACAATTGAAAAAAGGGAaaggtatttaatttttttatttcagatcCAAGCTTTTATATACTTCATGTGGGTATAAAGATATTTAATCATGgttaaaacaaaaaagaaatcatTATCAGAGATTTCTCAGCAAAAGCGTAGTCAGAAAATCAAGGTGTCCTTGAATCCATTTGAAGTACATATAAATAGAGATAAACAAAATGTTTTGGGAAGAAGAAGTAAAGTAGACAAAGGACTTCCAGGTGTATCACGTGCAAAAGCAATTAAAAAGCGCAAGGGGACACTTCTTcaagaatataaattaaaaaacaaaaataat
The Ptiloglossa arizonensis isolate GNS036 chromosome 3, iyPtiAriz1_principal, whole genome shotgun sequence genome window above contains:
- the LOC143144724 gene encoding putative glutamate receptor isoform X2, whose translation is MRELLLLVVLQVLLRPVQSVNGVIWDKKCKDFVPIFNISAFAAKNQELLNQSRKKEIHNFQKKVVTLSYYEITNLINNDANGLKVTGVIGEVWNTLAEFLNFTLKPILIEEPVLGFSNATGNYTFGLLKSLQNNETDVVPRVEAYNIRRSATQFSMPLWKTSIQLYSRRDVKHLPTWMLKLFSREVWYAILIMYFVLSFCSYVSHATDSKITGKKSKTKWSDHLFYNFGMICGQSYLPSGLSKSSKIVELWLGLFSCLMRTAFGALLISYMTQTITTPPFRDLESLLDQTSYTILTLRGSLPNAILKISNLTIFKKLRKMKRIKDIDTMEELYKSVCSLSNLNAVFQSQDIKKAAGVYFCRLNPAEVSIQDLWIVSGISRNFSYKRSIDLGILKLYEVGIMQLLKHRWIETKNAEETASNKTEPIIMEEEEPSQYLIPC
- the LOC143144724 gene encoding putative glutamate receptor isoform X1, yielding MRELLLLVVLQVLLRPVQSVNGVIWDKKCKDFVPIFNISAFAAKNQELLNQSRKKEIHNFQKKVVTLSYYEITNLINNDANGLKVTGVIGEVWNTLAEFLNFTLKPILIEEPVLGFSNATGNYTFGLLKSLQNNETDVVPRVEAYNIRRSATQFSMPLWKTSIQLYSRRDVKHLPTWMLKLFSREVWYAILIMYFVLSFCSYVSHATDSKITGKKSKTKWSDHLFYNFGMICGQSYLPSGLSKSSKIVELWLGLFSCLMRTAFGALLISYMTQTITTPPFRDLESLLDQTSYTILTLRGSLPNAILKISNLTIFKKLRKMKRIKDIDTMEELYKSVCSLSNLNAVFQSQDIKKAAGVYFCRLNPAEVSIQDLWIVSGISRNFSYKRSIDLGILKLYEVGIMQLLKHRWIETKNAEETASNKTEPIIMEEVYLILLILGCGVLTSFAILVFEILIFYYSN
- the LOC143144829 gene encoding LOW QUALITY PROTEIN: large ribosomal subunit protein mL45-like (The sequence of the model RefSeq protein was modified relative to this genomic sequence to represent the inferred CDS: inserted 1 base in 1 codon) — translated: MGQIVCLAVCTNNLPLMSSPIIYLSNNTQQVRNIKKHWNPNFRTQRIQEFIKIKIPNCAGNKELTPDEVRTKMKEHGLLPCKSWNENPILISCTTSIFEPYIIPKGDGKFSSTTTEGTKQKLEFLRRKAISYSAIKKIKSFDDTFSIKLFPDEALDIYKKAHNALADKDNVKLLQYITETAYPQMTQTTMDKTIHWKFLESLEPARVVHARCTHAISEQNMFAQITVRFHSQQILCIYDRFGRPLQGSTIIRKDVLDYVVFEKHLSSMNSPWRLHGKILPXLMPPENKEAKPYILLKKKDDSST
- the LOC143144724 gene encoding putative glutamate receptor isoform X3 — protein: MRELLLLVVLQVLLRPVQSVNGVIWDKKCKDFVPIFNISAFAAKNQELLNQSRKKEIHNFQKKVVTLSYYEITNLINNDANGLKVTGVIGEVWNTLAEFLNFTLKPILIEEPVLGFSNATGNYTFGLLKSLQNNETDVVPRVEAYNIRRSATQFSMPLWKTSIQLYSRRDVKHLPTWMLKLFSREVWYAILIMYFVLSFCSYVSHATDSKITGKKSKTKWSDHLFYNFGMICGQSYLPSGLSKSSKIVELWLGLFSCLMRTAFGALLISYMTQTITTPPFRDLESLLDQTSYTILTLRGSLPNAILKISNLTIFKKLRKMKRIKDIDTMEELYKSVCSLSNLNAVFQSQDIKKAAGVYFCRLNPAEVSIQDLWIVSGISRNFSYKRSIDLGKNRLNI
- the Mrpl45 gene encoding mitochondrial ribosomal protein L45, producing MLKYRNAICIFGKYMQNNLPLMSSPINYPSDNTQQVRHIKKHWNQKFCKERRDKVMKLEIPEYYRVDKIPEKYQLEFKKKTLHLYERWAERDIFISCTNTIIEPYIVPEGDGKLSSTTKKGAKQKIDFIRKKGTSHFAVKKIKSYDENFSVKLFPMESLDIYKNAHETLAAKDHDKLLQYVTETAYPQMIYNTIDKTIHWKFLESLEPPRIVHACHSAADKVKNADVFGQVTVRFHTQQILCIYDRFGRILQGSEILRKDVLDYVVFEKHLSSMYGTWRVHAKIVPNWMSPGEIAAKTYILPKDDSSTEESNKESDIETVLPEKLEEPKVKETPTQTI